A window of Panthera leo isolate Ple1 chromosome D2, P.leo_Ple1_pat1.1, whole genome shotgun sequence contains these coding sequences:
- the NKX6-2 gene encoding homeobox protein Nkx-6.2: protein MDANRPGAFVLSSAPLAALHNMAEMKTSLFPYALQGPAGFKAPALGGLGAQLPLGTPHGISDILGRPVGAAGGGLLGGLPRLNGLASSAGVYFGPAAVARGYPKPLAELPGRPPIFWPGVVQGSPWRDPRLAGPAQAGGVLDKDGKKKHSRPTFSGQQIFALEKTFEQTKYLAGPERARLAYSLGMTESQVKVWFQNRRTKWRKRHAAEMASAKKKQDSDAEKLKVGGSDAEDDDEYNRPLDPNSDDEKITRLLKKHKPANLALVSPCGGGAGDAL, encoded by the exons atGGACGCTAACCGCCCGGGCGCGTTCGTGCTGAGCAGCGCGCCCCTGGCCGCGCTGCACAACATGGCCGAGATGAAGACGTCGCTGTTCCCGTACGCGCTGCAGGGCCCGGCCGGCTTCAAGGCGCCCGCGCTGGGCGGCCTGGGCGCGCAGCTGCCGCTCGGCACCCCTCACGGCATCAGCGACATCCTGGGGCGGCCGGTgggcgcggcgggcggcggcCTCCTGGGCGGCCTGCCCCGTCTCAACGGGCTCGCGTCGTCGGCCGGCGTCTACTTCGGGCCCGCGGCCGTGGCGCGCGGCTACCCCAAGCCGCTGGCCGAGCTGCCGGGGCGCCCGCCCATCTTCTGGCCCGGCGTGGTGCAGGGCTCGCCCTGGAGGGACCCGCGCCTGGCCGGCCCGG CCCAGGCCGGCGGGGTCCTGGACAAGGACGGCAAGAAGAAGCACTCGCGGCCGACCTTCTCGGGCCAGCAGATCTTCGCGCTGGAGAAGACCTTCGAGCAGACCAAGTACCTGGCGGGCCCGGAGCGCGCGCGCCTCGCCTACTCCCTGGGCATGACCGAGAGCCAGGTCAAG GTGTGGTTCCAGAACCGCCGGACCAAGTGGCGCAAGCGGCACGCGGCGGAGATGGCGTCGGCCAAGAAGAAGCAGGACTCGGACGCCGAGAAGCTGAAGGTGGGCGGCTCAGACGCGGAGGACGACGACGAGTACAACCGGCCCCTGGACCCCAACTCGGACGACGAGAAGATCACGCGGCTGCTCAAGAAGCACAAACCCGCGAACTTGGCGCTGGTCAGCCCgtgcggcggcggcgcgggggaCGCCTTGTGA